Genomic segment of Saprospira sp. CCB-QB6:
GGCTTTCGGAGCAATTGGAGGAAACTAGCCCTGAGGGCCTCAATAGTTTTGAGAAAAAAATTACGCTGACTTTTTGGGATACGGGCCATTATCAGTTGCCTGATTTACCTTTTGTCTATCAAAAAGATGGAAAAGTAGACAGCATTTGGGTACAGGTTCCGATGATTCTGGTGAAATTTCCGGCAGGTATTCGGGGCGATTCTACTTATATGGCCCCCATTAAGGATATTATGGAGGAACCTCAGAGTTTTATGGAAAAACTGCTCGAATGGTTCTTTACTTATTTGCCCATTATTGCGGTGATTCTGCTGATCTTCTTTTTGGGTGGTTTGGGCTTTTTGGCTTATCTGCTGTACAAAAAGGCGCAGGAGCGCAAGGGACGAAAATCCCCAGAGCAACTGGCTCGTATGGAATTAGAGCGGCTTTTGGCCAAGGAGCATTTGGAGCGAAACGAGTGGGCGGACTATCACACGGGCATAAGTTGGATTATTCGCACTTATTTGCATCGTCGATTTAAAATTAAGGCATTAGAGGCGACGACCAATCAGCTTTTGGCTCAGGTGAGTTACGATCAGTTGGAGCAAACCTTAATTTTGGACCTTCGAGAAGTTTTGGAGACGGCGGATTTGGTCAAATATGCCAAAGCCTCTCCCTTGGCCGCAGCTAATGATTTTGCCTTAAAATTTATTCATAAAATGTTGGAATATGTAGAGCAGCAGGAAGCGCTCCGCAATAGTTCAAATTAAGCTAGAGCATGTCCGATCTTTCATCTATTATTTTTGCACAAGCTTGGGTCTTGCTTCTTTTGCCCTTATTGCCTTTCCTTTGGTATTGGCGAAAACGGACCCATTATTATGCAGATCTAGAGTTATCTTCTACGGCAGGTTTGGGCCAAACCCAGAGCTGGCGCAGTCGTTTGCGTCCGTTATTGCCTTGGTTACAAATTTTGGTCTTAGCCCTGTTAGTTTTGGCCCTAGCTCGTCCCCAAAAAGTATTGGTCAAAGAGAGCATCAAGGCTGATGGGATAGATATTGTTGTCGCCTTAGATGTATCGAGTAGTATGTTGGCTCGTGACTTCAAGGAAGATCGTTTGGATGCTTCAAAGCGGGTTGTTCAAAGTTTTGTTGATCAGCGGCCTTATGATCGTTTGGGGCTTGTTCTTTTTGCGGGTCGCAGTTATACACAATGTCCATTAACCACAGATCATGGCATGCTCAAGCAGTTGATTAGTCGGGTAGAATGCGGCTTAATTGAAGAGGGCACGGCCATTGGGATGGGCTTGGCCAATGCGGTGCGTCGTTTACAAAAAAGCCAAGTTAAAAGTAAAGTCATTATCTTATTGACAGATGGCGTTAATAATGCGGGACGGATTCCGCCTTTACAAGCGGTAGAAGCCGCCAAAAAGCTGGGCATTAAAGTCTATACGATTGGCGTAGGGACCAGAGGGCGGGCCTTGGCGCCCATTTACCGCAAAGCCAATGGCAGCTTTGTCTTTAGTCCAACAGAAGTAGAAATTGACGAACAGCTCTTGCAGCAGATTGCGCAGAGCACCAACGGCCTTTACTTTCGGGCCACAGATGAAAAAAGCTTAGAGAAAATTTACGCTCAGATTGACAAATTGGAGCGTTCAAAAATTGAGAAAGAGACCTTTACTCGTCATAAAGAGCTTTATCATTATTTTCTATTTTTAGCGGTTCTTATGCTGCTGCTTCATCTTATTCTTCAACAAACCGTATTGCGTAGCATCGTCCAATAGTTTTATTATGCAGTTTGAATCTCCCAGTTTGCTGGCCCTACTAGTCTGCATTCCCCTAATTATCATTCTTTTTATTAGGGCGCAGCGGGTCAATGCCCAAATTCGGGCGCGTTTTGGCAGTTGGGCTGCTTTTCAGCGGATGATCCCTGCTTTTGCTCCTGGGCGAAACAGGCTCAAGTTTGCTTTGGCTAGCTTGGCCCTCAGTCTTATGATTTTGGCTTGGGCCAACCCAAGAATGGGAAGTCGGAGCCGTAAAGTAGAGCGGGCTGGCGTAGATGTTTATTTGGCGCTGGACCTTTCTCGGAGTATGTGGGCCAAGGATGTACAACCTAAGGGATTGGACCGTTTAGAAAAGGCTCGTTTGTTTAGCTTAGAGCTCTTGCAAGGGTTAGCCAATAATCGAGTGGGACTCATCTTCTTTGCAGGAGAAGCCTTTTTGCAAATGCCTTTGACCTTAGATCATAGTTCGGCTCAGGTTTTCCTTTATAATGGTTTGGAAGAGGTTGAATTGGTACAGGGAAGTACGCCTGAAAAAGTATTAGAATTGGTCCAGAAATCGGAAATTCAACCAGATGGCAAACAGCATCAGAAAGCAGTTGTTTTTGTTACTGATGGAGAAGAGCATAACCCCAAAGCCTTGGAAGCGGCCAAACAGGCCCGCCAAAATGGCATTTTTACTTATACGATTAGTGTAGGCTCTAGTCAAGGGGCCAAAATTCCTTTGCAAAGAGAAAATGAGTTAGGTTTTCACCAAGATAAGCGAGGAGAGGAAGTGGTAACCGCCACCAATAAAAAGATGTTGGCCGAATTGGCCCAAGTGGGCGGCGGCAGAGCCTTTGATATTGACCAAGGGAAAAATATTTTGCCCGCCTTGCTCCAAGATTTTAAAAAGCTGGAGCAGCAGGAATTTGATGAACTACAATATGATGATTTTGATAGCTATTATCAATATTTGTTGGCTCCTGCCCTACTCTTCCTCTTCTTTGAGTTTTTTCTGGCCTACCGTAAAAAATCATAAGCGATGAGAATAATTATTTTTTTTCTGCTAGCGCTGCCCTTTGGGCTATTGGCCCAAGAATCTTCTCGTAAGAATCTAATTGAGGGGAATAAATACTATCGCT
This window contains:
- a CDS encoding vWA domain-containing protein, translating into MSDLSSIIFAQAWVLLLLPLLPFLWYWRKRTHYYADLELSSTAGLGQTQSWRSRLRPLLPWLQILVLALLVLALARPQKVLVKESIKADGIDIVVALDVSSSMLARDFKEDRLDASKRVVQSFVDQRPYDRLGLVLFAGRSYTQCPLTTDHGMLKQLISRVECGLIEEGTAIGMGLANAVRRLQKSQVKSKVIILLTDGVNNAGRIPPLQAVEAAKKLGIKVYTIGVGTRGRALAPIYRKANGSFVFSPTEVEIDEQLLQQIAQSTNGLYFRATDEKSLEKIYAQIDKLERSKIEKETFTRHKELYHYFLFLAVLMLLLHLILQQTVLRSIVQ
- a CDS encoding vWA domain-containing protein — protein: MQFESPSLLALLVCIPLIIILFIRAQRVNAQIRARFGSWAAFQRMIPAFAPGRNRLKFALASLALSLMILAWANPRMGSRSRKVERAGVDVYLALDLSRSMWAKDVQPKGLDRLEKARLFSLELLQGLANNRVGLIFFAGEAFLQMPLTLDHSSAQVFLYNGLEEVELVQGSTPEKVLELVQKSEIQPDGKQHQKAVVFVTDGEEHNPKALEAAKQARQNGIFTYTISVGSSQGAKIPLQRENELGFHQDKRGEEVVTATNKKMLAELAQVGGGRAFDIDQGKNILPALLQDFKKLEQQEFDELQYDDFDSYYQYLLAPALLFLFFEFFLAYRKKS